Proteins found in one Salinimonas lutimaris genomic segment:
- the ruvA gene encoding Holliday junction branch migration protein RuvA, with translation MIGRIRGTLIEKQPPEVLIDVAGVGYEIQMPMTSFYQLPAVGEEVTVYTHFVVREDAQLLFGFADKMERGLFRELIKANGVGPKLGLTILSGMSASQFLACVQHEDVSSLVAMPGIGKKTAERLVVELKDRLAKFGKTQDVNLPSLPLDGDGGSALVPVNDVREDAASALVALGYKPAQASKMVSGVYADGMDSETIIRDALKAAL, from the coding sequence ATGATAGGTCGGATTCGCGGCACACTAATTGAGAAACAGCCGCCTGAAGTACTGATAGATGTTGCAGGTGTCGGGTATGAAATTCAGATGCCGATGACCAGTTTTTACCAGCTTCCCGCAGTCGGTGAGGAAGTGACCGTTTACACCCACTTTGTGGTTCGTGAAGATGCACAGCTGCTGTTTGGCTTTGCCGATAAAATGGAGCGCGGGCTGTTTCGCGAGCTGATTAAAGCCAACGGGGTGGGCCCAAAACTGGGTCTGACCATACTGTCTGGCATGTCCGCCAGTCAGTTTCTGGCCTGCGTACAGCATGAAGATGTGTCTTCGCTGGTGGCGATGCCCGGGATTGGCAAGAAAACCGCCGAGCGACTGGTGGTGGAGCTGAAAGACCGGCTGGCCAAGTTTGGTAAAACCCAGGATGTGAACCTGCCATCACTGCCTTTGGATGGTGACGGTGGCAGTGCGCTGGTGCCGGTCAATGATGTACGCGAAGACGCCGCCAGTGCGCTGGTGGCGCTGGGTTACAAACCGGCGCAGGCCAGCAAAATGGTGTCAGGTGTTTATGCCGATGGTATGGACAGCGAAACGATCATCCGTGATGCCCTCAAAGCAGCGTTATAG
- the ruvC gene encoding crossover junction endodeoxyribonuclease RuvC has protein sequence MIILGIDPGSRITGYGLIARQQGKLVYVGSGCIRLSTQALPERLSQIFASVGEIIRQYQPQQFAIEQVFMAKNPDSALKLGQARGAAIVAATQAQLPVAEYSARQIKQAVVGKGGAEKTQVQHMVKHLLDLPGTPQSDAADALAVALCHAHTEQSLIKLAGQAQKTVRRRLR, from the coding sequence ATGATAATACTGGGTATAGATCCAGGTTCCCGGATCACCGGGTATGGGTTAATTGCCCGCCAGCAGGGAAAACTGGTCTATGTAGGAAGCGGTTGTATCCGTCTTTCTACACAGGCATTGCCTGAACGTTTATCGCAGATTTTCGCCAGTGTTGGCGAAATCATCCGCCAGTACCAGCCTCAGCAATTTGCCATTGAACAGGTGTTTATGGCGAAAAATCCTGATTCAGCCCTTAAGCTGGGCCAGGCCAGGGGCGCGGCCATTGTGGCTGCCACTCAGGCACAGCTGCCGGTGGCCGAATATTCTGCCCGCCAGATCAAACAGGCGGTAGTAGGCAAAGGCGGAGCGGAAAAAACGCAGGTACAGCATATGGTGAAACATTTGCTGGATTTACCCGGTACGCCGCAGTCTGATGCGGCCGACGCGCTGGCGGTAGCATTGTGCCATGCACATACAGAACAAAGTTTAATTAAACTGGCAGGCCAGGCTCAAAAGACAGTTCGCCGCCGGTTGCGCTAA